TCAGCGATTTTTCGGCTTGTAGTAGCGATATCTCTGGTGAATTACACCGTCTTGCTTGTTTACCGTCCCCTGAAAATGAACCCAGAACTGAAAACTCCGAACCGGATGAACCGGAACCCGAACCTTGTATAGGGTTTCTACAGAGAGAGAGTTTTTCTACTGAGATTATTGAGAGTATTTCACCGGAGGATCTCCAACCGACAGTCAAGATCTGCGTAGACAGTCTCCAGTCGCCGTCTGTTGCTGTTAAGAGGTCGGCAGCGGCGAAGCTTCGGCTTCTTGCGAAGAACCGGTCAGATAATCGCGCGTTAATTGGCGAGTCGGGGGCTATTCCGGCTTTAATTCCGCTTCTTCGATGCAGTGATCCGTGGACGCAAGAACATGCGGTAACAGCGTTGTTGAATCTTTCGCTACATGAAGGAAATAAAGGTTTGATTACGAATAATGGGGCCATTAAAGCTTTGGTTTATGTGTTGAAATCGGGTACTGAAACCTCCAAGCAAAACGCAGCTTGTGCTTTGTTAAGTTTAGCATTAGTAGAGGAGAATAAAAGCTCAATTGGTGTGTGTGGAGCTATACCTCCCTTAGTTTCTTTACTAATTAGCGGATCGAGTAGGGGGAAAAAGGATGCCTTAACGACTCTGTACAAGCTTTGTTCGATTAAGCAGAATAAAGAGAGAGCGGTGAGCGCTGGAGCTGTGAAGCCGCTTGTGGGTATGGTGGCGGAGCAGGGGAATGGGATGGCAGAGAAAGCCATGGTGGTTTTGAGTAGTTTGGCGGCTATAGAAGAAGGGAGAGAAGCAATTATTGAAGAAGGGGGACTTGTAGGGCTTGTTGAGGCCATTGAAGATGGGTCTGTTAAAGGGAAGGAATTTGCTGTGCTTACGTTGTTGCAGTTGTGTGCTGATAGTGTTCGCAATCGCGGGTTGCTTGTTAGAGAAGGTGGAATTCCTCCTCTTGTTGCGCTTTCACAGACTGGGACTGTTCGTGCTAAGCATAAGGTGAATTCGTTTATTCGCAAGAGTTACCCTTTATAGGATTCAATTCTACTATATAATTCatttcatttgcaaatgaatcAAGTTACTAAATCAATAATTGAGTAACCAAACACAACTAGATTCATGTACAAATGGATtccacaaaattttaaaaaagttatttgtgCCAAATGCACTAAACTGAATTTAATCCTTGCAAAATGATCTCTTTTTGGCATGAGTTTCATATTTCTAAAATGTCAAGTTAAAAGATGTAACATTTTTCGAACATCTAAGTTGACTAAATTGAATACTAGGGAAGTAGATTCTTAAACTCTCAACGTTACTTTTCTGctattttcttaaaatatctTGATTTTAATAGAACATCAAGTCTATAGAGAAATCTTCTAATTTAGGCTATTAAGCATTCCTGTTATAACTGGAAGCATAGTTTAATTAAGAGATTGCACAATGCAGTTAAAGACCTTGaagtttcttcttcttttggtttCTTATTTAAGTTATGTCGTTACGGCAGGCTGAGACGCTTCTTGGATATTTGAGAGAACCAAGGCAGGAGGCTTCATCTTCCACTCCATAAAGTTCTCTTCTCCAaaagaacaagaaaaaaaaggtaATTACTGATTAGACCGAGTGTTTGGTTGTTCTTGATATGTATATAGGGAGTGTTTGTTGTTCATTTGTACAGTGTGGCTCATAAATTTATGGAGAATGTCGAATCTATTGCAATTAGGGTATGCTAGTGAGAAAGAAACTGACTTATTAGATGTATGATGAGTTTATGATTAACTAGGTTTTTGGGTCTGTATCAGTGctttcttttccttttatttctCTAGAGGAGGAATATTTTGTTCACCTTTATATATGGGAGGCTTTTTGGGTGATATGATGaaaattttggttatttttttctaatgtttTGTCTGAAAGACTCAAAAAAACCTTAAGTGCATCTAGTTCACCATGTAGTATTATGAACTTTCGTCGATGTACGATGCATGGTATAATTGAATCAAAATCTCCAATCCATAAAGAACTCTTCATTCTAACTAAAAACCCACAAATTGTGGTGCGATATATTGATTGGAAAATGGAGATTTTAGTTCAATCACAATACGTGTGTTTATAATCTTACGTGGTTAAGTGAGAGTACACTTGGAAATATCTTGGATAACCGGTATCAATGTTAAAACCATCGAAGATAGAGTGTATGCTAATACTTGCAGCacttattatcttttaattagtgCATCATTTTTATAATGCTAAAGGAATTCATATTAATGCTGTATTTAGCGTGTGCAATGTTTGAAGGGAGGTGAACTATTTGATATCTGTGGGATCCACTGCAGTTAAGCTAGAATTGGACTATATACCTTTGTACATATGTCTGGACAAAGTTGAAAATGAAAGCAAATCTGAGAAATGAATTCTTCACAATCTTGCTGTCCCCTTATCTGCTAGCTCTTGCAACCTGTGTGTTCTCCAAAGAGCCGAGATTGATATTTGTTTCCGGTTTGTTTCCGGTTGGCCAATCAGCGATTATATTTTCGGAGAAAATTACTATCCCCTCCTTGAATTCAGGTTAACATTATTATATTTCTCCATTAAAGATGGTTTTTTAACTAGATTGTATATGTTTCTTTGTGCTGTGGTCTTGCtcactttcttggctgggaaaTGCTGAGAGGGTTGTGGACTATATTAGTCAAAAAAACCTAAGATTTGTGAGTGATGTGGTTGTGTTTGGTGCAAAGTCATTTCATGAGCTACATGCATAGCTTAACAACCGCTAAAACCCCACCAAtggattttactttttttttcgtatgatttgtttttttcttgTCATTGTTCGTCATGAAATAGCTGGCACAGCAAGTATGTTTTGTCCTGATGTTTCTATCACATTACATCTCACCTTAGTGTCGGTAAACCAAAGTTTGGTCTCACAAACTTTGGTCTCACAAACCAAGTGGTTCGATACAAACAACTAATCAACTCTTTATTATTACTTGGAGTTTCATCCATCTTCTTGTTCAAACATTAACGTTTAACCCTCCTATTTAGGGGCGTGTGATAATCGGTTCAAACTGATTAATCAAATCGGATTGAACCAAATTAATCAAATCAAGTTTCAATTTGGTTCTATTTTGGATCGTAAGATTAACATTTTATAGGTGGTATGATATCATGAAAACTAAAATTCGGTAAGTTTATATCATTCATTATATATAAGATGTCGATCAAAAAAgtaacttaaattaattaatacatttcatttataatttattatgaaaatTTACCGAACTTGAGTTGTTATGTTCAAGTAAATCTTTGACTATCTTATCTGTGAAACAATATACACAACTGATGAATCACCTAATTAAATAATGGcctaattccttaaaaaaaccccaccttgcactttttcttcgtttataccctgaccttgtaaaaacaccatttgtacccaattttgggtttttatgtttcatccctacccaaaagcattaaattgtattcttttcatttgaaaaagagtttaaaacatacttttttctattttaaaatatacaaataaatccttaaacttaaaaaataatcaaatacatccaaataattaattatttttttaattttataaaataataaaaaaattaaaaaaaattattattatttttaatttttttgtcggaaatttttttcaaaaaaattaaaaaaattcggaaatagatggtatttttaaaaaaattaaaaaaatattattatttttaattttttgaataagatggtatttttgtactattaataacattaatatctaattagtatataagttaaaaatgaaggattgttttaaactctttttcaaatgaaaagagtacaatttaatgcttttgggtagagatgaaacataaaaactcaaaattgggtacaaatggtgtttttacaaggtcagggtataaacgaaacaaaaatacaaggtgggggttttttaaagaattaagccttaaataataggaagaaagagaaaattgtgttagattttctaacacctcattgggtaggtgcatggaaaattcatgGACCGGGACTAGGTAAGAATTTTCCTTAAACAATATAGAGTTTTCACAAAACTAAATTCCTAACTTATAAGACTGAAATTACGGGGTTAATCAAAAATCTACAAATGATGAAATCAATAAATGATTTAATAAACAGAAAACAAAAGCAATCAATACAACTTGATGCACAATCAATGTTTTTGATTTAAGTAGTTAAGAGTTTTGAATGCTATCAAGGTGTAAATAGTTCTGAAATGAGTATCTATTTGTATTCAGATCTAGAtcgttaaatttttttcttgagAAAACAAATTTTTTGTTGATGACACAAATAATCAAACAGGTTTTGCTCGCAGCCTAGCTCTTATGTATGAAATCTTCAAACGCTATTGAGATGTGTCAAGGTTTTATTAGGGCATTCAAATGTATCTGTTACGACATTCTGCGATCATATAGTTCGTGCCTGTGAACCCTGGGTTCGCATCCGCAAACAATCCTTGGCCTTTATGGTTTTTATCTGCCAATAAATTGCCGTGATATAAGGAGTATGTCGTTGCAAACAGTGGGTTGTGGGCGGAGTGAAGGACTTCGCCCCCGCGAAAAGCTATTACTTCtcttaaatttgaaaatttgaattttcacTAGAAGAGTATGATGATACTTTGAGTATTTCTCAATGTTTCTATATACTAATAAAAATGATTAGAacattttttgttgattgttaAAGTCAAAGTTAAGAAGATTTAAAGTGACAAAGTCCAACAGTCtcatgaaattattattttttgataattagtatcttatttatataacatttttatgttaattttaatattttattataaaaaataaaaaataaaaaataaatttttttaatattattattgtttaatgttattttagaaaaaattaacaGAAAGTCTCCCATATATgttataattcatattttaatccctcttatttgaaaatcaaatggtatgatcttcatttttatttttgtcaaacgGTTTACCCTTTTGTCCATTTTTAGTGTAACTCAAATGAATCAATGgatataattagaaaaaaacttaaatttcaatttagtctttaaatttatttttgacacaaatataactaaaaattataaattgatgaaattcaatggtttaataaatttaatttattttaattttcacttcttttacttttaaattttttaaaaaatttaaaattgtttgtaatttttttaattcatttttcttttaaaactaaaaaatatttaaaaaattcaaaattaaaatatcaaaaattgaaTTGAGACCATTAACTCACTAAATCTTAtagtaatataatatttatttaacatattaaaaatataagtttaagaactaaagtgattttttttaatttgaaatgaaTATAGAGGCTAAATCGTTGACAGAAATAAAAATGAGGGGCCATATCATTT
This region of Mercurialis annua linkage group LG1-X, ddMerAnnu1.2, whole genome shotgun sequence genomic DNA includes:
- the LOC126664373 gene encoding U-box domain-containing protein 4, with product MVSLEDSHSNSNRFPLPRTTATTTFFNLSSVTTNLKNNRHVGRSMRTVRSNMYQNYSSGNSCCSFTTATDNNNHSPYVSENLTDSVMDMRLGELASRNINTINHSMMEKSGKSSSDEDFLDISHAFSDFSACSSDISGELHRLACLPSPENEPRTENSEPDEPEPEPCIGFLQRESFSTEIIESISPEDLQPTVKICVDSLQSPSVAVKRSAAAKLRLLAKNRSDNRALIGESGAIPALIPLLRCSDPWTQEHAVTALLNLSLHEGNKGLITNNGAIKALVYVLKSGTETSKQNAACALLSLALVEENKSSIGVCGAIPPLVSLLISGSSRGKKDALTTLYKLCSIKQNKERAVSAGAVKPLVGMVAEQGNGMAEKAMVVLSSLAAIEEGREAIIEEGGLVGLVEAIEDGSVKGKEFAVLTLLQLCADSVRNRGLLVREGGIPPLVALSQTGTVRAKHKAETLLGYLREPRQEASSSTP